The following is a genomic window from Pseudomonas sp. FP2335.
CATATCAGTTCTCCAGAACGTCGAGCAGGCCGAGGGGCAGCGGAACATCCATGGCTTTATCGAACAGCAGATAGAGGCCCACGGCCATCAGGCTGACGATCACCACGCTCGGCAACCAGCGGCCGCCATACAGGCGCGCCATGGGGATGCCGATCAGCATGCTGCTGAGGATGAAACCCAGGGGCTCGAAGGTGGCGGCGAACACGATGAGCAGCGCCACGCAGATGCCGATCTTGATCAGGGTCTCGCGGTCCAGCGCCGGTTCTTCTTCCGTGTGTTTGGTCGGCTGTGGGCGGATGATCATGTAGATCAGGCCCAGGCTCATCAGCCCGAGCATCAGCAGCGGGTAGGCACGCGGCCCGACCGGCTCGTAGGAAAATGCGGCCTGGTACGGCCACGCCATCAGCGCAAGACCGGCACAGACCAGCAGCATCACGCTGGCGAAAATGCGTTGTAAAAGCATAGGAAACTCCTAGGCCGCTTTTGTGGGAGCGCAGTGGCTCGCGAAGAATGCAAGGGCGCCGCGTGTATCCAGGCCGCACGCGTCATCGTTGACGTTTTTCGCGGGCAAGCGCGCTCCCACAGAGGGCATTTACTGGATCAAGCCAAACTCTTTGGCCAGCACTTTGTAGTCAGCC
Proteins encoded in this region:
- a CDS encoding tripartite tricarboxylate transporter TctB family protein; amino-acid sequence: MLLQRIFASVMLLVCAGLALMAWPYQAAFSYEPVGPRAYPLLMLGLMSLGLIYMIIRPQPTKHTEEEPALDRETLIKIGICVALLIVFAATFEPLGFILSSMLIGIPMARLYGGRWLPSVVIVSLMAVGLYLLFDKAMDVPLPLGLLDVLEN